One genomic region from Halobacteriovorax sp. HLS encodes:
- a CDS encoding N-acetylneuraminate synthase family protein produces the protein MSKPSKKAVILGAGPLGLIAAERLAKEGYEVDIYEKLPLVGGMCRSWNWGEFILDTGPHIFHTPDKDLQKYWETEFGDLFIQNDFWCKNVQGDNFDTMWDYPISWESISKYPQELKKKILNEIGLASEEKKRNANTYKDFIDAQVGPTLRKMFFEEYPEKLWGIPPEEMSALWAPKRIQFRKSITPFYHEEWNAVGKYGTGSILNVIKDNIIKLGGRIHLESTITGFSRTDNVINSIQFKDGSEHTVSADDIIISSLPITLLARFFGHNSDLKFRGICTTYLSYDKESILPEGLHWLYYGSKKVHFNRISEPKKMSRFVCPQGKTYLAIETTYSKGDKFDMLDTDQMMSEIADQVELVGLAKADQVTGMTFNKEDFVYPVQYVGHQEELTKSRAVISKYNQLHSLGTGGEFYYSDIQILFHKAWDLVDSLCGKKFKGIQTAKQIQTCKPNQVIDINGRKVGSDYPAYIIAEAGLNHNASKDIAKKLIDKAVHTGCDAIKFQTYLPNSRVSKKVKAAKYAEKVIGLEESLDQVFSRLAMSFEDQVEIFNYAKEKGLEVFSTPFDLESVDFLEKFGVSVYKIASMDLVNLPLIRHVAKTGKPIIISTGMSTLGQIEDAVHAVLKEGNSNLMLLHCNSTYPAAPEEMNLKAIQTLKSTFNVPTGLSDHTFGLFVSHTALVLGANIIERHYTLDRTMEGPDHILSSEPAEMAALVEMAKSIPIILGDGVKTIQPNEYIALNQQRKGIYSRVDIKEGQLITQDMLTIKGPGGAILPKYLDIVIGRTAKTNIESDLPITWEKV, from the coding sequence GTGTCAAAACCATCTAAAAAAGCAGTTATTCTTGGAGCTGGCCCCCTTGGCCTAATCGCAGCAGAACGACTCGCTAAAGAAGGATATGAAGTAGATATTTATGAGAAGCTTCCACTCGTTGGAGGTATGTGTAGGTCTTGGAACTGGGGAGAATTTATACTCGATACGGGGCCACATATTTTCCATACCCCAGATAAGGACCTTCAAAAATACTGGGAAACAGAATTCGGTGACTTATTCATCCAAAATGACTTTTGGTGTAAGAATGTCCAAGGGGATAACTTTGACACTATGTGGGACTATCCAATTTCTTGGGAAAGTATTTCCAAATACCCCCAAGAGCTTAAGAAAAAAATTCTGAATGAAATTGGTCTGGCCTCTGAAGAAAAAAAAAGAAATGCTAATACATATAAGGATTTCATAGATGCTCAAGTAGGCCCAACACTAAGAAAAATGTTCTTTGAAGAGTACCCAGAAAAACTATGGGGAATTCCTCCCGAAGAAATGTCAGCATTATGGGCCCCTAAAAGGATCCAGTTCAGAAAGTCCATAACCCCGTTTTATCATGAGGAATGGAATGCTGTCGGGAAGTATGGTACAGGCTCGATTTTGAATGTTATTAAAGACAATATAATTAAGCTTGGCGGTAGGATACATCTAGAATCAACAATAACTGGTTTCTCAAGAACAGATAATGTTATTAATTCAATTCAATTTAAAGATGGTTCAGAACATACTGTTTCAGCCGATGATATAATTATCTCTAGTCTTCCTATTACCTTATTGGCCAGATTCTTTGGCCACAATAGTGACCTAAAGTTTAGAGGGATCTGCACGACCTACCTTTCTTATGACAAGGAATCTATTTTGCCAGAAGGGCTCCACTGGCTATATTACGGCAGCAAGAAAGTTCACTTTAATAGAATTTCTGAACCTAAGAAGATGTCTAGATTTGTATGCCCTCAAGGTAAAACATACTTAGCGATTGAAACAACCTACTCCAAAGGTGATAAGTTTGACATGCTAGACACCGATCAAATGATGAGTGAGATTGCTGATCAAGTCGAACTTGTTGGACTAGCAAAGGCAGACCAAGTAACAGGAATGACCTTTAACAAAGAAGATTTTGTCTACCCTGTTCAATATGTTGGACATCAGGAAGAGCTTACAAAATCTCGTGCAGTTATTTCAAAATACAACCAACTTCATAGCCTAGGAACTGGTGGCGAGTTCTACTACTCAGATATTCAAATTTTATTCCATAAAGCTTGGGACTTAGTGGACTCTCTTTGTGGAAAGAAGTTTAAAGGAATTCAAACTGCAAAACAAATTCAAACATGCAAACCAAATCAAGTTATCGATATCAATGGAAGAAAAGTTGGCAGTGACTACCCTGCATATATAATTGCAGAAGCAGGATTAAACCATAATGCAAGTAAAGATATCGCTAAGAAGCTGATCGATAAAGCGGTTCACACGGGCTGTGATGCCATTAAATTTCAGACTTACCTACCAAACAGCAGAGTCTCCAAAAAAGTTAAAGCTGCTAAGTACGCTGAAAAAGTAATTGGACTTGAAGAAAGCTTAGACCAGGTATTTTCAAGACTAGCTATGAGCTTTGAAGATCAGGTAGAAATATTTAACTATGCAAAAGAAAAGGGGCTCGAAGTTTTCTCCACGCCATTTGACCTAGAGAGTGTAGACTTCCTGGAAAAGTTTGGAGTTAGTGTATACAAGATAGCTTCTATGGATTTGGTTAATCTCCCTTTAATAAGGCATGTTGCGAAAACTGGAAAGCCAATTATTATCTCTACCGGAATGTCCACACTAGGTCAGATAGAAGATGCTGTTCATGCTGTCCTCAAAGAGGGGAATTCAAATTTAATGCTACTTCACTGTAATTCAACATACCCTGCTGCTCCAGAGGAAATGAACTTAAAAGCAATTCAAACATTGAAGTCGACATTTAATGTTCCCACTGGACTCTCGGATCACACATTTGGACTATTCGTTTCTCACACTGCTCTTGTACTCGGTGCAAATATTATTGAAAGGCATTACACTCTTGATAGAACGATGGAAGGTCCCGATCACATTTTATCATCCGAACCTGCAGAAATGGCTGCATTAGTTGAAATGGCCAAATCTATTCCTATAATTCTAGGCGATGGTGTAAAGACAATTCAACCAAATGAATACATTGCTCTTAACCAACAAAGAAAGGGTATTTACAGTCGTGTTGACATTAAAGAGGGTCAACTAATTACCCAAGATATGCTTACAATCAAAGGACCGGGAGGAGCGATTCTTCCAAAATATTTAGATATTGTTATTGGCAGAACTGCAAAAACTAATATTGAAAGTGATCTTCCTATTACTTGGGAAAAGGTATAG
- a CDS encoding polysaccharide deacetylase family protein, which translates to MKNLCLLFHCIKKETSDYSQVNPSLYISLDEMDDLLGQLKNRGYEFTLPGKSKEHSSCSITFDDGYSNNILFLDLAKKYKIPFILFLSSYYSENQVPYIWDLMKFHKHNTWSFYKDDYYESLKSLSTNQKMDLMDDSHRPLTIDEIHALDAEDEFYLAPHTHTHQPFYGNFEERSDEEIHKNLKFLKQFKSLIETEFSFPCGISSSKKRKELKNKFERIYTVDGGTYNKDDRVINRISLTSPKYAGPLLDQIENQLKWIYKVKRWVTVARL; encoded by the coding sequence ATGAAAAACTTATGCTTGCTTTTCCACTGTATAAAGAAAGAAACTAGTGACTATTCTCAGGTAAATCCCAGTTTGTATATCTCGTTAGACGAGATGGATGATCTTCTTGGTCAGTTGAAAAATAGAGGATACGAGTTTACTCTTCCAGGAAAGTCTAAGGAACATTCCTCCTGTTCGATTACTTTTGATGACGGATATAGCAACAATATACTTTTTCTAGACCTCGCGAAGAAGTACAAAATTCCTTTTATTCTATTTTTAAGTTCTTACTATAGTGAAAATCAAGTTCCTTATATTTGGGATTTAATGAAGTTCCACAAACATAATACTTGGAGTTTTTATAAAGACGATTACTATGAGAGTTTAAAAAGTTTATCTACTAATCAAAAAATGGATCTTATGGATGATTCTCATCGTCCTTTAACTATTGATGAAATCCACGCATTGGATGCTGAGGATGAGTTTTATCTTGCTCCTCATACGCATACTCATCAACCTTTCTATGGAAACTTCGAAGAGAGAAGCGACGAAGAAATTCATAAAAATTTGAAGTTCTTAAAACAATTTAAATCTCTTATTGAAACTGAATTTAGCTTCCCGTGTGGAATTAGCTCCTCTAAAAAAAGAAAGGAGTTGAAGAATAAGTTTGAACGAATTTATACCGTCGATGGAGGAACGTATAATAAAGATGATAGAGTCATTAATAGGATTTCTCTTACGTCTCCTAAATATGCAGGACCGCTTCTAGATCAAATTGAAAATCAACTTAAGTGGATCTATAAAGTTAAGAGATGGGTTACGGTTGCTAGGCTTTAG
- the cysC gene encoding adenylyl-sulfate kinase, translated as MSKGKVYWLTGLSGSGKSTLAQAVSDLLIKDGVKVTIIDGDTVRDSRERKLGFTKEDILTNNKLILDICNERKNHFDTILVPVIAPYREFRDQAKKDDPNGFFEILIAANLDTVRDRDTKGLYKKAESGEIDNMIGFSESNPYETPKNPDLIIDSSGNSESVSESALKLYKFIAKA; from the coding sequence ATGAGTAAAGGAAAAGTATACTGGTTGACCGGACTTTCCGGGTCCGGAAAGTCTACTCTTGCACAAGCAGTTAGTGATCTTTTAATTAAAGATGGTGTAAAGGTTACCATTATCGACGGTGATACCGTTAGAGATAGTAGAGAAAGAAAACTTGGCTTTACCAAAGAAGACATTCTAACGAACAACAAGCTTATTTTAGATATTTGTAATGAAAGAAAGAATCACTTTGATACTATTCTCGTACCTGTAATTGCACCATATAGAGAGTTTAGGGATCAGGCAAAAAAAGATGATCCAAATGGTTTTTTTGAGATATTAATTGCAGCAAATTTGGATACAGTAAGGGATCGAGACACTAAAGGACTCTACAAAAAAGCTGAATCTGGCGAGATTGACAATATGATTGGATTTTCAGAATCAAACCCTTATGAGACACCGAAGAATCCTGATTTAATTATAGATTCTTCCGGAAATAGTGAAAGTGTTTCAGAGTCAGCTCTAAAGTTGTATAAATTTATAGCTAAAGCCTAG
- a CDS encoding pyruvate kinase, which produces MTKEILCTIGPSSLNFSTINRLEELGVNLFRINMSHTLPEDLPGVIKKLQKFSQKTPICIDSEGAQIRTGNIKGGSVTLRENSIIKISKSLVAGDQYSINLYPLNIFNKIEIGDIISIDFNTVAGQIISKNDEEMSMKIFSGGKIGKNKAVSVDRQIEMEPYTPKDIEAFKIGSELGVKHYALSFAHKKSDIEKMRTMIPEGSKIISKVECHEAIINLDEIIIASDAILIDRGDLSREEPLERIPFLQKKILERAKKYDTTAYVATNLLESMIESPVPTRAEVNDIFNTLNDGATGLVLAAETAIGKYPVKTVEMIRKVMFEFSNINTLEDIIENHQTSTSFLPTPHGGKLNEALVSEKVKEQIPSFNKIEVSYEVLMDAEQICFGTYSPLSGFMTKDELESVLNSYKMPCGNIWTLPILLQRDSSNLQIGQTVSLTDSNGEVYSLLEISDIYRLDLHETAKSWFGTVSTEHPGVKKLLESGDSFIGGKLTLVKRLDSQYREFELTPKQTRQLFNHKGWSRVVGFHSRNVAHRVHEHIQKQALEIANADGLYLSPVIGPKKKGDFTANVILKSYKMMMDFECYPMGKVILGAFATYSRYSGPREAIFTALCRKNMGCSHFIIGRDHTGVGNFYKADANFELFEKLGDLGIKPIFFDPVGYNHEKEIYDTTSTAASISGTQVRESLTKKEKLPNWFMRNIIQDMIISEIDKGNEVFHS; this is translated from the coding sequence ATGACAAAAGAAATCCTCTGCACAATTGGCCCTTCTTCATTAAACTTTTCTACAATAAATAGGCTTGAAGAGCTAGGCGTAAACCTTTTTAGAATAAATATGTCACATACTCTGCCTGAAGACCTACCTGGAGTAATAAAGAAGCTGCAAAAGTTTTCCCAAAAAACGCCAATCTGTATTGACTCGGAAGGTGCGCAAATAAGAACAGGAAATATTAAAGGCGGATCTGTTACGTTAAGAGAGAACTCTATAATCAAAATAAGCAAGTCACTTGTGGCTGGAGACCAATACTCTATAAACCTTTATCCTTTGAATATTTTTAACAAAATTGAAATTGGAGACATTATAAGTATTGATTTCAACACTGTTGCAGGACAAATCATTTCTAAAAATGATGAAGAAATGTCCATGAAAATATTTAGCGGTGGAAAGATTGGTAAAAACAAGGCCGTGTCTGTTGATCGCCAAATTGAAATGGAACCATATACACCAAAGGATATAGAAGCCTTTAAAATTGGTTCAGAGCTAGGAGTAAAACACTACGCTCTCTCTTTTGCTCATAAAAAAAGTGATATCGAAAAGATGAGAACAATGATCCCTGAGGGTTCGAAGATTATCTCAAAAGTAGAATGTCATGAAGCGATAATTAATTTAGATGAAATCATTATCGCTTCTGATGCAATTCTCATTGATAGAGGAGATCTCTCTAGAGAAGAACCTCTTGAAAGAATTCCATTTCTACAGAAGAAGATACTTGAGAGAGCAAAGAAATATGATACAACAGCATATGTAGCAACAAATCTTCTAGAAAGTATGATTGAGTCTCCAGTTCCAACAAGAGCAGAGGTTAATGATATCTTTAACACCTTAAATGATGGAGCTACTGGACTTGTCCTTGCTGCTGAAACAGCTATTGGGAAATATCCTGTTAAGACTGTTGAGATGATTCGAAAAGTAATGTTTGAATTCTCCAATATCAACACTCTTGAGGATATAATCGAGAACCATCAAACTTCAACCTCATTTCTCCCAACTCCACACGGTGGAAAACTTAACGAAGCTTTGGTATCAGAAAAAGTTAAAGAGCAAATACCAAGCTTCAACAAAATTGAAGTTTCTTATGAAGTTTTAATGGATGCCGAACAAATATGCTTTGGGACATACTCTCCACTATCAGGATTTATGACTAAAGATGAACTTGAATCTGTTTTAAATTCTTACAAAATGCCATGTGGAAATATTTGGACACTACCTATTTTATTACAAAGGGACTCCAGCAATCTACAAATAGGACAGACCGTTAGCCTGACGGACTCTAACGGTGAGGTATACTCTCTATTAGAAATCTCGGATATATATAGGCTCGACCTTCACGAAACAGCAAAAAGCTGGTTTGGAACAGTTTCCACAGAACATCCAGGTGTAAAAAAACTTCTTGAATCAGGAGACTCATTTATTGGTGGTAAGCTAACTCTCGTCAAAAGACTGGACTCACAATATAGAGAGTTTGAACTTACGCCTAAGCAAACAAGACAACTATTTAACCATAAAGGATGGAGTCGTGTTGTTGGATTTCACTCTAGAAATGTAGCGCACAGAGTACATGAACATATTCAAAAACAAGCCTTGGAGATAGCCAATGCAGATGGCCTTTACCTTAGTCCGGTTATTGGACCCAAAAAGAAAGGTGATTTCACAGCCAATGTAATTCTTAAAAGCTACAAAATGATGATGGACTTTGAATGCTACCCTATGGGCAAAGTTATTCTTGGAGCATTTGCAACATACTCAAGATACAGTGGCCCTAGAGAAGCAATTTTCACAGCTCTTTGCAGAAAGAATATGGGCTGTAGTCACTTCATAATTGGTAGAGATCATACTGGTGTTGGAAACTTTTATAAAGCAGATGCTAATTTTGAACTATTTGAAAAACTTGGAGATCTTGGAATCAAACCAATTTTCTTTGATCCTGTTGGGTATAATCATGAAAAAGAAATCTACGATACTACCTCAACAGCTGCTTCAATAAGTGGAACACAAGTAAGGGAGTCACTAACTAAAAAAGAAAAGCTTCCAAATTGGTTTATGAGAAATATAATCCAAGATATGATTATTTCAGAAATAGACAAAGGAAATGAGGTTTTTCACTCATGA
- a CDS encoding sulfotransferase — protein MKKYFFYKAIKIKRLISLFFVKRVFKDISDVDFSPVFIIGTNRSGTSITSSLLSQHPQLEGLFHGNITNKMGTNGHSIGFCESSHIWSFLEDTNSDFYTRSNEGALWGHPKHISKYYMDGNSKIFSSVILANLIQKFRKTKLDPLIKDQWNMLRIGFIKKYIPSARFILVYRDYEKYIKSCSHKWQQDKIHISTPNIGLHWLNLNNTAIFDLKKFASNEHAIIAYNDLFNDEEKVQCILNEALKKIGINSFQFDLSVIDSNAQFAKNNIRSNTHDNFSNINNIFNYEKNLKGNK, from the coding sequence ATGAAAAAGTACTTCTTTTATAAAGCTATAAAAATAAAAAGACTAATATCTCTATTCTTTGTTAAGAGAGTATTTAAGGACATCAGTGATGTTGACTTTTCTCCTGTTTTTATAATTGGTACAAACAGGAGTGGAACATCAATCACCAGTTCACTTTTATCGCAACACCCTCAGTTAGAAGGACTTTTCCATGGTAATATTACTAACAAAATGGGCACGAATGGGCACAGTATAGGTTTCTGTGAATCGAGTCACATCTGGTCTTTTCTTGAGGATACTAATAGCGACTTTTATACTAGATCCAATGAGGGAGCTCTATGGGGACACCCTAAACACATATCTAAATATTATATGGACGGGAACTCAAAAATATTCTCTAGTGTTATCCTGGCTAACCTCATTCAAAAGTTTAGAAAAACGAAACTCGATCCCCTCATTAAAGATCAATGGAATATGCTCAGAATAGGCTTTATAAAAAAATATATTCCAAGCGCAAGGTTTATATTAGTTTACAGAGACTATGAAAAGTACATAAAAAGCTGTTCTCACAAATGGCAACAAGATAAAATTCATATATCAACCCCAAACATCGGCCTCCATTGGTTAAATTTAAACAATACCGCGATTTTTGATTTAAAAAAGTTCGCTTCAAATGAACATGCAATTATTGCATATAATGATCTGTTTAATGATGAAGAAAAAGTTCAATGTATACTAAATGAAGCTTTAAAAAAAATTGGCATTAACTCCTTTCAATTCGATTTGTCAGTTATAGACTCTAATGCTCAATTCGCAAAAAATAATATTAGAAGTAACACACATGACAACTTTTCCAATATTAATAATATTTTCAACTATGAGAAAAACTTAAAAGGAAATAAATAA
- a CDS encoding phytanoyl-CoA dioxygenase family protein — translation MDFFFKPLTPAQKLKNSLLHIDSHIRSLSCPPSSKEQRKISNQLSKDGYVILHEYLSEDLLGKAQAHIKNSLEYGNFEFPVFAQSNIDKIKHKEIIDNHFLESDEHLFKMGLAFDKEDFTNLDEVVQTFKPSIFKIPFPSQSAEFSKIWLDEFILGVINCYMGLTPKLLEAYIRRNYPSEFKRTNHYWHRDLNHRSHLLKVFIFFSDCTIDNGPHEYIRGSHKDLTINGKRFFEEKEVDKIVPPDSSDRIKSIVKAGTIVIEDTRGLHRAIIPKKGYRDLGFAVFAPVPTYSILNTPCYYNISKDNYNRLSDFQKKFIPKGNILEK, via the coding sequence ATGGACTTTTTTTTTAAACCATTGACTCCAGCTCAGAAATTAAAAAACTCCTTACTTCACATTGACTCACATATCAGATCACTATCGTGTCCTCCAAGCTCTAAGGAACAAAGAAAAATATCGAACCAATTAAGTAAGGATGGGTACGTTATCTTACACGAATACCTATCAGAAGACTTACTAGGAAAGGCCCAAGCACATATTAAGAATTCACTAGAATATGGAAATTTTGAGTTTCCTGTATTCGCTCAAAGCAATATTGATAAAATAAAACATAAAGAGATTATCGATAATCACTTTCTCGAGTCAGATGAACACCTATTCAAAATGGGACTGGCCTTTGATAAAGAAGACTTCACTAATTTAGATGAAGTCGTTCAAACCTTTAAACCTTCTATATTTAAAATACCTTTTCCATCTCAGTCAGCAGAGTTTTCCAAAATTTGGCTAGATGAATTCATCTTAGGAGTTATTAATTGTTACATGGGGCTAACTCCCAAACTACTCGAAGCATACATAAGAAGAAATTATCCAAGTGAGTTTAAAAGAACAAACCATTATTGGCACAGAGACTTAAATCACCGTTCCCACTTACTTAAAGTTTTCATCTTTTTTTCAGATTGTACGATTGACAATGGACCACACGAGTACATACGAGGTTCTCACAAAGATTTAACAATAAATGGGAAAAGGTTTTTCGAAGAAAAAGAGGTTGATAAGATAGTCCCTCCAGACTCTTCAGATAGAATAAAGAGTATAGTAAAAGCAGGAACGATTGTTATCGAGGACACTAGAGGTCTTCACAGAGCAATTATACCAAAAAAAGGCTACAGAGATCTAGGCTTTGCCGTTTTTGCACCTGTTCCAACTTACTCAATCTTAAATACTCCTTGTTATTACAATATATCTAAAGATAATTATAATAGACTCTCTGATTTTCAGAAGAAGTTTATTCCTAAAGGAAATATACTAGAGAAATGA
- a CDS encoding FkbM family methyltransferase, whose protein sequence is MQLRLIKKLPRKIILNRYTKAPLSSLFRTVFLLSSANTWSSLIASKLTNLTFKIKFDSDTLQLICSNPLLLWRAKTFFKKEPETLEWINSFSPNSIVWDVGANIGLYTIYAGKKGHNVLAFEPESSNYSTLNGNIRNNRLDKTVKAYCMAISDTNIIDTLRLSSIENGAALHSFSENIGQSGNEFQPICEQGCFSYSLDQLITEKKLACPNYLKIDVDGLEYKIITGANKLLNRPELKEILMEVNENSERDRKLVEQILSNSFIIKEKGKSFHNPHDGSAMTNYIFKKEV, encoded by the coding sequence ATGCAGCTAAGACTAATTAAAAAGTTACCTAGAAAAATAATACTAAACAGATATACGAAAGCTCCATTATCTTCTTTATTCAGAACTGTATTCCTACTAAGCTCTGCGAACACATGGAGTTCACTAATAGCTTCAAAACTAACCAACCTAACTTTTAAAATTAAGTTTGATAGCGATACACTACAATTAATCTGCTCGAATCCTTTATTACTTTGGAGAGCTAAAACTTTTTTCAAAAAAGAACCTGAAACGCTAGAGTGGATAAACTCTTTTTCCCCCAATTCTATCGTGTGGGATGTCGGAGCCAACATTGGTCTCTATACAATTTATGCTGGAAAAAAAGGCCACAACGTCCTAGCATTTGAACCTGAATCTAGCAACTACTCGACTCTAAATGGTAATATAAGGAACAACAGGCTTGATAAAACTGTGAAAGCATACTGTATGGCGATTTCGGATACTAATATCATAGACACATTGAGACTCAGCTCTATCGAAAATGGCGCAGCTCTTCATAGTTTTAGTGAAAATATCGGACAATCAGGTAATGAGTTTCAACCGATATGCGAACAAGGCTGCTTTTCATATAGCCTCGATCAACTTATCACAGAAAAAAAACTAGCCTGCCCCAACTATCTAAAAATTGATGTGGATGGACTCGAGTATAAAATTATCACAGGAGCAAATAAACTTCTCAATCGACCAGAACTAAAAGAAATTCTAATGGAGGTAAATGAGAACTCTGAAAGAGATCGAAAACTAGTTGAGCAAATTTTAAGTAATTCTTTTATAATTAAAGAAAAAGGAAAGTCTTTTCACAACCCTCACGATGGTTCCGCAATGACGAACTATATTTTCAAAAAAGAGGTTTAA
- a CDS encoding CBS domain-containing protein, whose translation MLSNILIEEIYLKGQENISIKETDMFHEALEVLNKNHWGAVYITDNKKLIGLFTDGDARRVFTSNQAPIAMLNSQPISKYMTKAPISLSPKTSVQDAIELFNDKLILVAPIVDDSHNLLGVIHLQHLTKAILKLIK comes from the coding sequence ATGTTAAGTAATATTTTAATTGAAGAAATCTATTTGAAAGGACAAGAGAATATATCAATCAAAGAAACAGACATGTTTCACGAAGCACTTGAAGTTCTTAACAAGAATCACTGGGGCGCTGTTTATATTACAGACAATAAGAAACTGATTGGACTTTTTACTGATGGTGATGCCAGAAGAGTATTCACAAGTAATCAGGCACCAATAGCAATGCTAAATTCGCAACCTATTTCAAAATACATGACTAAAGCTCCTATCTCTTTAAGTCCTAAGACAAGCGTCCAAGATGCTATAGAGCTTTTCAATGATAAACTAATTCTTGTAGCTCCAATTGTCGACGATAGCCACAATCTACTTGGTGTAATTCACTTACAGCATTTGACCAAAGCAATACTAAAACTTATTAAATAG
- the kdsA gene encoding 3-deoxy-8-phosphooctulonate synthase: protein MKTIIVGDDKVKKVEVGENLPLALIAGPCAIETRDHTMKMADMLHNLCEQLNIPLIFKACYDKDCRSSIKSFHGVGLDEGLKILQEVRESFEIPVTADVSDASWANATGEVVDLVQIPAYLCRQTTLLTACGQTGKALNLKKGQYMSPWNMRNSASKIIDATGNDQIILTDRGTFFGYNMLVNDFRGLPIMKETGFPVCYDATHSIQMPTSQGSISGGQREFIPALVRSAVANGINALFMEVHDDPDNAKSDPATQIDFKYVERILRQAKAIHELRSELFEKYGEDDVK, encoded by the coding sequence ATGAAAACAATCATTGTAGGCGATGACAAAGTAAAAAAAGTTGAAGTTGGTGAAAACTTACCCCTTGCTCTAATTGCAGGCCCATGCGCAATTGAAACAAGAGACCACACGATGAAAATGGCTGACATGCTTCACAACCTTTGTGAACAACTAAACATTCCTCTCATTTTCAAAGCCTGTTATGACAAAGATTGCAGATCTTCAATAAAAAGCTTTCATGGTGTAGGCCTTGACGAGGGACTCAAAATCCTTCAGGAGGTTCGCGAATCATTCGAAATACCAGTTACTGCAGACGTCAGCGACGCATCCTGGGCAAATGCCACAGGAGAAGTAGTAGACCTTGTTCAGATACCTGCTTACCTATGTAGACAAACAACCTTACTTACAGCCTGTGGTCAAACAGGAAAAGCACTAAACCTAAAAAAGGGCCAATACATGAGTCCTTGGAACATGAGAAACTCTGCTTCAAAAATCATTGATGCGACAGGAAATGATCAAATTATTCTCACAGATAGAGGAACTTTTTTTGGCTACAATATGCTCGTCAACGACTTTAGAGGACTTCCTATAATGAAAGAGACTGGCTTTCCTGTTTGCTATGATGCAACCCACTCGATCCAAATGCCTACAAGCCAAGGATCGATCTCGGGAGGGCAAAGAGAGTTCATTCCTGCTCTGGTAAGGTCGGCTGTTGCTAACGGTATAAACGCTCTATTTATGGAAGTACACGATGACCCAGACAATGCTAAAAGTGATCCTGCAACTCAAATTGACTTCAAATATGTTGAGAGGATATTAAGGCAAGCTAAAGCAATTCATGAATTAAGGTCAGAGCTTTTTGAAAAATACGGAGAAGATGATGTTAAGTAA
- a CDS encoding 3-deoxy-manno-octulosonate cytidylyltransferase, with translation MKIIGVIPARLGSSRFPNKPLKLISQIPMIEHVRRRALRVPSLSEVYVATCDKEIFDLVVSNGGKAIMTSSEHERCTDRVHEAIQELNADIIVMIQGDEPLFLPKTIESLLIPLKENLSLGVSNVIHPVSNPEELNDQNVVKVVINKKEQMLLLSRACIPSKKYNPDFTYYKQTGLMAFTKKFLSDYSSLEPTPLEIQESIDMLRVLEHSRPLQAVIIEGDTIGVDTPADIDKVESILNTDKQQNELFKAINN, from the coding sequence ATGAAAATAATAGGTGTTATACCTGCAAGGCTAGGCTCTTCAAGATTTCCCAATAAACCTCTAAAACTCATATCTCAAATCCCCATGATCGAACACGTTCGCAGAAGAGCATTGAGAGTACCTTCTCTATCAGAAGTCTATGTTGCAACTTGCGATAAAGAAATCTTTGACCTCGTGGTTTCCAATGGTGGAAAAGCGATAATGACAAGCTCCGAACACGAAAGATGTACAGACAGGGTTCACGAAGCTATTCAAGAGCTCAACGCAGATATAATTGTTATGATCCAAGGTGACGAACCTCTATTCCTTCCCAAGACCATAGAGTCTCTTCTTATTCCATTAAAGGAAAATCTATCTCTTGGTGTATCCAATGTTATTCACCCTGTATCGAACCCCGAAGAACTTAATGACCAAAATGTTGTAAAGGTTGTAATTAACAAGAAGGAGCAAATGCTTTTACTCAGCAGAGCATGTATCCCCTCAAAAAAGTACAATCCAGACTTTACGTATTATAAACAAACAGGACTCATGGCATTTACAAAAAAGTTTCTAAGTGACTATAGCTCTCTAGAACCTACTCCCCTTGAAATACAAGAATCTATCGACATGCTCAGAGTCCTAGAACACTCTAGGCCACTTCAAGCAGTTATTATTGAAGGTGACACAATTGGTGTTGACACACCTGCAGACATAGACAAAGTCGAGTCTATACTCAATACAGACAAGCAACAAAATGAATTATTTAAAGCAATAAATAATTAA